A section of the bacterium genome encodes:
- a CDS encoding ATP-binding protein: protein MKYIQRTLDPLIRTTLERGKSILLFGPRQTGKTTLVNRLDPQLTVSFIRPDVRLRYEKAPALLRGEVEALSPLSSGRLPLVVLDEVQKVPEIMDVVQDLIDRGVALFLLTGSSARKLRRHARTNLLPGRVTVLHLDPFGIKEWPGESLEERLLDGALPGIVSVRDPQDREQDLAAYVTTYLEEEIRAEAAVRHLGNFARFLELAASESGGIVNLRKLASEIGVAHTTIGSYYQILEDCLIAERIEPLSASATRKKLTRSDRFLFFDMGVRRLAAREGRQPPRSQWGLLFEQFVGLELLRFIRAQRRSLKLRFWRDPDGPEVDWVVDCEGIYVPIEVKWTDSPDAGDARHLNCFMAEYPTHGQGYVVCRVPRKTKISDRVTALPWQTFLDEIVSSIKG from the coding sequence ATGAAATACATCCAAAGAACCCTTGATCCGCTGATCAGGACTACACTTGAACGCGGGAAAAGCATTCTCCTCTTTGGGCCCAGGCAAACGGGCAAGACCACGCTGGTCAACCGGCTTGATCCTCAGTTGACCGTTTCTTTTATCCGCCCGGACGTCCGGTTGCGTTATGAAAAAGCTCCGGCCCTGCTTCGCGGCGAAGTGGAGGCGTTATCGCCCCTATCGTCCGGAAGACTTCCGCTGGTCGTGCTTGACGAAGTACAGAAGGTTCCGGAGATCATGGACGTGGTGCAGGACCTGATTGACCGTGGTGTGGCCCTATTCCTGTTGACCGGATCAAGCGCCCGGAAATTGCGGCGTCATGCGCGAACAAATCTGCTTCCGGGGCGGGTCACGGTTTTGCATCTGGATCCTTTCGGGATCAAGGAGTGGCCTGGCGAAAGCCTGGAAGAACGCCTGCTGGACGGAGCGCTGCCGGGAATCGTAAGCGTGCGTGATCCGCAGGATCGGGAGCAGGATCTGGCCGCCTATGTCACAACGTATCTGGAGGAGGAGATCAGGGCGGAGGCGGCGGTCCGCCATTTGGGAAACTTTGCCCGGTTTCTTGAATTGGCGGCCTCGGAGTCCGGTGGAATCGTGAACCTGCGCAAACTTGCCTCCGAGATCGGCGTTGCGCACACCACCATCGGCAGTTATTACCAGATACTGGAAGACTGTCTGATCGCCGAGCGCATCGAACCATTGAGTGCAAGCGCAACGAGAAAGAAACTCACGCGCTCAGACCGGTTTCTTTTTTTCGACATGGGCGTGCGCCGTCTGGCCGCACGTGAAGGCCGACAGCCGCCACGATCTCAATGGGGGTTGCTTTTTGAGCAGTTCGTCGGACTCGAGCTACTCCGGTTCATCCGTGCGCAACGGCGCTCCTTAAAGTTGCGTTTCTGGCGTGATCCGGACGGCCCTGAAGTGGACTGGGTAGTAGACTGCGAGGGTATTTATGTGCCGATCGAGGTCAAATGGACGGACTCGCCCGATGCAGGCGATGCACGCCATCTCAACTGCTTCATGGCGGAGTATCCGACGCATGGGCAGGGTTACGTGGTATGCCGAGTCCCCCGGAAAACAAAGATCAGCGACCGCGTAACGGCGTTGCCCTGGCAAACCTTTCTCGACGAAATCGTTTCCTCCATAAAGGGGTGA